Proteins from a single region of Syntrophales bacterium:
- a CDS encoding AMP-binding protein, with the protein MTTMFHGITCADLYDRSVAAFRQNTAILYNDETYTYDEMQKKAYSLAHALNKLGLKKGDRVAFLMANCPEYIFCEYALGKLGLVRVPLAVLLTSRDHIYMMNQSECKAIIYHEKMAGRVKEMIPSLETVRHCICVAGDGASVAPGHEHLQGLIDDSPPEVPKVDLDCEDLVGIFYTGGTTGLPKGVMLNQNTWVGTFISEMLHLGLDWDEVFAFATPLTHAGGCLILPVLLKRGTCEIQDHFDPKLFLERVEKVKVTSTFIVPTMIYVLLDMPDLLKYDLGSLRNIIYGASAIAPARLAQAVDTLGPIFTQLFGQTETPMMISCLSRQEHVIADPEKRMRVYKSCGRPVMTADVRIIGEDGREVPRGESGDIVCRTINMMTGYLKKPEETAEALRDGWLWTGDVGRFDEEGYLYIVDRSKDMIVSGGFNIFPREIEDVLHEHPAVKSAAVIGVPHEKWGELVKAVVVLHEGKTATEEDLIRFVKDRKGSLVTPKSVEFWDAIPLTNLGKIDKKKMRERYWAGAERRV; encoded by the coding sequence ATGACCACGATGTTTCACGGCATTACGTGCGCGGACCTGTACGACCGGTCGGTTGCGGCCTTTCGGCAGAACACCGCCATTCTCTACAACGATGAAACGTACACCTACGACGAGATGCAGAAGAAGGCCTATTCGCTGGCCCACGCCCTGAACAAATTGGGGCTGAAGAAGGGCGACCGGGTGGCGTTTCTCATGGCGAACTGCCCTGAGTACATCTTCTGCGAGTACGCCCTGGGAAAGCTCGGCCTGGTGCGTGTTCCCCTGGCCGTGCTTCTCACTTCCCGGGATCACATCTACATGATGAACCAGTCCGAGTGCAAAGCGATCATCTATCACGAGAAGATGGCCGGGCGCGTGAAGGAGATGATCCCCTCCCTGGAGACGGTCAGGCACTGCATCTGCGTGGCCGGGGACGGGGCTTCGGTGGCTCCGGGCCACGAGCACCTGCAGGGGCTCATCGACGACAGCCCCCCGGAGGTGCCGAAGGTCGACCTGGACTGCGAGGACCTGGTGGGGATCTTCTACACCGGCGGAACGACGGGCCTCCCCAAGGGGGTGATGCTGAACCAGAACACCTGGGTGGGGACCTTCATCAGCGAGATGCTGCACCTCGGACTGGACTGGGACGAGGTGTTCGCCTTCGCGACGCCGCTCACCCATGCGGGAGGCTGCCTGATCCTGCCGGTCCTGCTGAAGCGGGGGACCTGCGAGATCCAGGACCATTTCGATCCGAAACTGTTCCTGGAGCGGGTGGAAAAGGTGAAGGTCACGTCGACTTTCATCGTCCCCACGATGATCTATGTCCTGCTCGATATGCCGGACCTCTTGAAGTACGACCTCGGCAGCCTGCGCAACATCATCTACGGCGCATCGGCCATCGCCCCGGCGCGCCTCGCCCAGGCGGTCGACACCCTGGGGCCGATCTTCACCCAGCTCTTCGGACAGACGGAGACGCCCATGATGATCAGCTGCCTGTCCCGGCAGGAGCACGTCATCGCCGATCCGGAGAAGCGCATGCGGGTCTACAAGTCCTGCGGCCGGCCGGTGATGACGGCGGACGTGCGGATCATCGGGGAGGACGGCAGGGAGGTGCCCCGGGGGGAATCGGGCGACATCGTCTGCCGGACGATCAACATGATGACGGGCTATCTCAAGAAGCCCGAAGAGACGGCGGAGGCGCTCCGGGACGGCTGGCTGTGGACCGGAGACGTGGGCAGGTTCGACGAGGAGGGATACCTCTATATCGTGGACCGCTCCAAGGACATGATTGTCAGCGGCGGCTTCAACATCTTCCCCCGGGAGATCGAGGATGTCCTTCACGAGCATCCGGCGGTCAAAAGCGCCGCCGTCATCGGCGTTCCGCACGAGAAGTGGGGCGAGCTGGTCAAGGCGGTGGTCGTACTTCACGAGGGAAAGACGGCCACGGAAGAGGATCTGATTCGCTTCGTGAAGGACAGGAAGGGGAGCCTGGTCACTCCCAAGAGCGTCGAATTCTGGGATGCGATCCCCCTGACGAACCTGGGCAAGATCGACAAGAAGAAGATGCGGGAGCGATACTGGGCCGGCGCCGAGCGGCGCGTGTAA
- a CDS encoding indolepyruvate oxidoreductase subunit beta encodes MATLQLPRDPFNLIITGVGGQGNVMASRVLSGMLVERGLTVTIGETFGASQRGGSVMSHVRASVEGTWSPQIPKGKADVVVALEPAEAVRVLAAYGHPGVIVLTNTRPVYPIGVITGELSYPSLDEIRASLGGLSARLWMIDATDRAIRLGNPILANIVMIGALAGSGVLPLTLEDFRATLGRTTSGEKLEINLKAFAEGMDAAKA; translated from the coding sequence ATGGCGACCCTGCAACTGCCCCGGGATCCCTTCAACCTCATCATCACCGGCGTCGGCGGCCAGGGCAACGTCATGGCCTCCCGTGTCCTGTCGGGCATGCTGGTCGAGCGGGGACTGACGGTGACGATCGGCGAGACCTTCGGCGCCTCCCAGCGGGGCGGCTCCGTCATGAGCCACGTCCGCGCCTCCGTGGAGGGGACATGGAGCCCCCAGATCCCGAAGGGGAAGGCCGACGTCGTGGTCGCCCTGGAGCCGGCGGAGGCCGTCCGCGTACTGGCGGCCTACGGCCATCCCGGCGTGATCGTCCTGACAAATACCCGCCCGGTCTACCCGATCGGCGTCATCACAGGGGAGCTGAGCTACCCCTCCCTGGACGAGATCAGGGCATCGCTGGGCGGGCTCTCGGCGCGCCTGTGGATGATCGACGCCACCGACAGGGCCATCCGGCTGGGCAATCCCATTCTCGCCAACATCGTCATGATCGGGGCCCTGGCGGGCTCCGGTGTCCTGCCCCTCACCCTGGAGGATTTCCGGGCCACCCTGGGCCGCACCACCTCGGGAGAAAAGCTGGAGATCAACCTGAAGGCATTTGCCGAGGGGATGGATGCCGCAAAGGCATAG
- a CDS encoding MFS transporter, producing MSYRWEVVFWVFVVTMLSYFDRFNFSVAAPLIIKELTIDVALMGIIMSGFNIGYTIMNFSGGYLAQKYSARKFLSVIIVLWSIMTIFTGFGWSFISLLVIRVLFGMCEGPMFLICTKLLNHWMLPTERAFSIGVMSSAMNVGAIIGIPLAGLIVASYGWHMVFYIFGVLGFALVGLVMLRLRDNPASHPHISKDEREKIESAIARADGAAALTAPSATLSQYLKNPIVWMLCFVYFSDLMFVWANINWIPTYFLKARGLSLVKSGFLSSLPFVGAALGALVLGWLSDRGLPFRHRASWVSFNMFCSVPLIVYAVITPSIEVSLACFFMASFFAYGTMNIMFSLVMGVFNRADVPKVTGFMLGSGSFSGILAPMVVGFILKATNSFNYAYYAFAALTLVGGFLALVLLHQEKAVGIQRAGKAA from the coding sequence ATGAGTTATCGCTGGGAAGTTGTATTCTGGGTGTTCGTTGTAACAATGCTTTCTTATTTTGATCGCTTTAATTTCTCCGTTGCTGCACCTCTCATCATTAAAGAATTAACGATCGACGTCGCCCTTATGGGCATCATCATGAGCGGATTTAATATTGGATATACCATCATGAATTTCTCGGGTGGCTATCTCGCCCAGAAATACTCCGCCCGCAAATTCCTGTCCGTAATCATCGTCCTCTGGTCCATCATGACCATCTTTACCGGTTTCGGGTGGTCTTTCATCAGCCTTCTGGTGATCCGGGTCCTCTTCGGGATGTGCGAGGGGCCGATGTTCCTCATTTGCACGAAGCTTCTGAACCACTGGATGCTGCCCACGGAAAGGGCCTTCTCCATCGGGGTCATGTCTTCCGCCATGAACGTGGGCGCCATCATCGGGATCCCGCTGGCGGGTCTCATTGTGGCGTCCTACGGCTGGCACATGGTTTTCTATATCTTCGGCGTCCTCGGCTTTGCCTTGGTCGGCCTGGTCATGCTGCGCCTCCGGGACAATCCGGCGTCCCATCCGCATATCTCGAAAGACGAGCGCGAAAAGATCGAATCGGCCATCGCCAGGGCGGACGGAGCGGCAGCGCTGACGGCGCCCAGCGCGACCCTGTCTCAATACCTCAAGAACCCGATCGTCTGGATGCTCTGCTTTGTCTACTTCTCCGACCTGATGTTCGTGTGGGCCAACATCAACTGGATCCCAACGTATTTTCTGAAGGCCAGGGGGCTGTCCCTCGTAAAGAGCGGCTTCCTGTCTTCGCTTCCGTTTGTGGGCGCGGCTCTCGGCGCCCTCGTTCTGGGCTGGCTTTCGGACCGGGGCCTCCCCTTCAGGCACCGGGCGAGCTGGGTCTCTTTCAACATGTTCTGCTCCGTGCCGCTGATCGTCTACGCGGTCATCACGCCGTCCATCGAGGTGAGCCTGGCCTGCTTCTTCATGGCCTCGTTCTTCGCGTACGGCACGATGAACATCATGTTCTCCCTGGTCATGGGAGTCTTCAACCGGGCCGACGTTCCCAAGGTCACCGGCTTCATGCTCGGCAGCGGATCGTTCTCGGGCATCCTGGCCCCCATGGTGGTCGGATTCATCCTCAAGGCGACCAATTCATTCAATTACGCCTATTACGCCTTTGCCGCCCTCACCCTGGTCGGCGGCTTCCTGGCCCTGGTCCTTCTCCACCAGGAAAAAGCTGTCGGCATCCAGAGAGCCGGGAAGGCTGCGTAA
- a CDS encoding thiolase family protein, whose product MRDVYIVGAYSTEFKKYPDRSFRDLVREAYLGAINDAGMSDGNEIQFGYFGNCAMHLFGQASIRGQICFVPLVREGLFPGRVPIINVEGACATGSMAAHCAWKDILSGQNDVILALGVEKLFIPDDPATMFKIFEAGIDNFTTEETIDVYRQIGALVGREFKTGGNRSLFMDTYGMQALYHMWKYGTTQRQIACAAAFTHDYGARNPKAQYKFSMDVDQVLQDRIVTYPLTRSMCSPIGDGAAAAVLCSGDYLKGLPPAVRDRAVKIRASVMTGGKYKGLDEPGLSRVAADKAYAMAGVAASDIDVAEVHDATSFSVILQSEMMGFCPIGEGGRFVESGGTTLDGSTPVNTSGGLVSKGHPVGATGISMLYELATQLRGEAGPRQVKDAKLALQENGGGVIGTEEAACSVFILEKDR is encoded by the coding sequence ATGAGGGACGTCTATATCGTGGGGGCCTATTCCACGGAGTTCAAAAAGTATCCGGACCGTTCGTTCCGGGACCTGGTTCGGGAGGCCTATCTCGGTGCGATCAACGACGCCGGGATGTCCGATGGAAACGAGATCCAGTTCGGCTATTTCGGCAACTGCGCCATGCACCTGTTCGGCCAGGCCAGCATCCGGGGGCAGATCTGCTTTGTCCCCCTGGTGCGGGAGGGGCTCTTCCCCGGACGCGTGCCGATCATCAACGTGGAGGGGGCCTGCGCCACGGGCTCCATGGCCGCCCACTGCGCCTGGAAGGACATCCTGAGCGGGCAGAACGACGTCATCCTGGCCCTGGGGGTCGAGAAGCTGTTCATTCCCGACGACCCGGCGACCATGTTCAAGATCTTTGAGGCGGGCATCGACAATTTCACCACCGAGGAGACAATCGACGTCTATCGGCAGATCGGCGCGCTGGTCGGCCGGGAGTTCAAGACCGGGGGCAACCGCAGCCTCTTCATGGACACGTACGGGATGCAGGCCCTGTATCACATGTGGAAGTACGGCACGACCCAGCGCCAGATCGCCTGCGCCGCGGCCTTCACCCACGATTACGGGGCCAGGAACCCGAAGGCCCAGTACAAGTTTTCGATGGATGTGGATCAGGTGCTCCAGGACCGGATCGTGACCTATCCCCTGACCCGCTCCATGTGTTCCCCCATCGGGGACGGGGCGGCAGCGGCGGTCCTGTGCTCCGGCGATTATCTGAAGGGCCTTCCCCCGGCTGTCCGGGACCGGGCCGTCAAGATCCGGGCGAGCGTCATGACGGGCGGCAAGTACAAGGGGCTCGACGAGCCCGGCCTGAGCAGGGTGGCCGCGGACAAGGCCTATGCCATGGCCGGCGTCGCCGCCTCCGATATCGATGTGGCCGAGGTCCACGATGCGACATCGTTCAGCGTCATTCTTCAGTCCGAGATGATGGGATTCTGCCCGATCGGGGAGGGAGGCCGTTTCGTCGAGTCCGGCGGCACCACGCTGGATGGCTCGACGCCCGTGAATACAAGCGGGGGCCTCGTTTCCAAGGGGCATCCCGTCGGCGCCACGGGCATCTCCATGCTCTATGAGCTGGCGACTCAGCTGCGCGGGGAAGCGGGTCCCCGCCAGGTTAAAGACGCAAAACTGGCCCTGCAGGAAAACGGCGGCGGCGTGATCGGAACGGAGGAGGCCGCCTGCTCCGTGTTCATCCTGGAGAAGGATCGCTGA
- a CDS encoding thiamine pyrophosphate-dependent enzyme → MPVLLEEKEGSSHLMMGNEAIARGALEAGMAVAAAYPGTPSSEILENLAGVAEARNLYVEWSTNEKVALEVAAAASFAGLRSLCVMKQNGVNVASDFLLHLAGSGTRGGMILVTCDDPGALSSVNEGESRHFARMIEIPLLEPGDFQEAKDLTKWAFDFSEALGTVVMLRSVTRMSHASGNVRLGALPEGTPRARFRAGGSMLDPAEGPVLSMPVAFKHGLQQERIGKARDLFEQCPFNTCEGPERPEVLIVTSSACTLYSREAVHALGLGDRVGILKLATTWPLPTNLLKKHLARAEKVLVVEEVLAFLEENVKVIAAEEAGKIGIKTFYGKNDGTIPARGELSPDLVIGALCRILDIPSPATDPEYERKAQEAARTGAPQRGLAFCPGCPHRASYWSIRTALKLDDRDGFVCGDIGCYTLDVFPGGAGTLKTLHSMGSGTGVASGFGKLGPFGLDRPILSVCGDSTFFHAAMPALVNAVHHQSNILMIILDNSGTAMTGFQSHPGLCVNAMGCAAPDVDIAKICSAIGADVEIRDPFDFAETREALNRLMEDKQGVKVLILRQKCALSPEKRGTRKYNVRVDETLCIGEDCGCNRLCTRIFRCPALVWDRESGRARVDEVLCAGCGVCAQICPQSAIRKEVA, encoded by the coding sequence ATGCCGGTGTTGCTGGAGGAAAAGGAAGGCAGCAGCCATCTCATGATGGGAAACGAGGCCATCGCCCGGGGCGCCCTTGAGGCAGGAATGGCCGTGGCGGCGGCCTACCCCGGCACGCCGTCTTCGGAAATCCTGGAGAATCTGGCGGGGGTCGCGGAGGCGCGAAACCTCTACGTGGAGTGGTCGACCAACGAAAAGGTGGCCCTGGAGGTCGCCGCTGCCGCCTCGTTCGCGGGGCTGCGCTCGCTCTGCGTCATGAAGCAGAACGGCGTCAACGTGGCCTCCGATTTCCTGCTCCACCTCGCCGGGTCCGGCACCCGGGGCGGCATGATCCTGGTCACCTGCGACGATCCGGGCGCGCTTTCCAGCGTGAACGAGGGGGAGTCGCGGCATTTCGCCCGCATGATCGAGATCCCCCTCCTGGAGCCCGGGGATTTCCAGGAAGCCAAGGACCTGACGAAGTGGGCCTTCGATTTCTCGGAAGCACTCGGGACCGTGGTCATGCTGCGCAGCGTTACCCGGATGTCCCACGCCAGCGGCAACGTCCGCCTGGGAGCACTTCCGGAGGGGACGCCGCGGGCTCGGTTCAGGGCCGGAGGGTCCATGCTGGACCCCGCCGAAGGTCCCGTCCTGAGCATGCCTGTTGCCTTCAAGCACGGCCTCCAGCAGGAGAGAATCGGGAAGGCCCGGGACCTCTTCGAGCAGTGCCCCTTCAACACCTGCGAGGGGCCGGAGCGGCCGGAGGTCCTGATCGTCACGAGCAGCGCCTGCACCCTCTACAGCCGGGAGGCCGTCCACGCGCTGGGACTGGGCGACCGGGTCGGGATCCTGAAGCTGGCGACGACCTGGCCCCTGCCGACGAATCTCCTGAAAAAGCACCTCGCCCGGGCGGAAAAGGTCCTGGTCGTCGAAGAGGTGCTCGCCTTCCTGGAGGAGAACGTCAAGGTCATCGCTGCCGAAGAGGCCGGCAAGATCGGGATCAAGACCTTCTACGGGAAGAATGACGGGACGATCCCCGCGCGGGGCGAGCTGTCGCCGGACCTGGTGATCGGGGCGCTCTGCCGGATCCTGGACATCCCCTCCCCTGCCACGGACCCGGAGTACGAAAGGAAGGCCCAGGAAGCGGCCCGGACCGGCGCACCCCAGCGGGGACTCGCCTTCTGTCCCGGCTGCCCCCACCGGGCCTCCTACTGGAGCATCCGGACGGCCCTGAAACTGGACGACCGGGACGGATTCGTCTGCGGGGACATCGGCTGCTACACCTTAGATGTTTTTCCCGGCGGCGCGGGCACGCTCAAGACCCTGCACTCCATGGGCTCCGGGACGGGCGTCGCCAGCGGCTTCGGAAAACTCGGCCCCTTCGGCCTGGACAGGCCGATCCTGTCGGTGTGCGGCGACTCCACCTTTTTCCACGCCGCCATGCCCGCCCTGGTCAACGCCGTTCATCACCAGTCGAACATCCTGATGATCATCCTCGACAACAGCGGAACCGCCATGACGGGATTCCAGTCCCACCCGGGCCTGTGCGTCAACGCCATGGGCTGTGCGGCGCCGGACGTGGACATCGCGAAGATTTGCAGCGCCATCGGCGCCGACGTGGAGATCCGGGACCCCTTCGACTTTGCCGAAACACGGGAGGCGCTGAACCGGCTGATGGAAGACAAACAGGGAGTCAAAGTTCTGATCCTGCGACAGAAATGCGCCCTTTCCCCGGAGAAGAGAGGAACCCGGAAATACAATGTCCGGGTGGACGAGACCCTCTGCATCGGTGAAGACTGTGGCTGCAACCGCCTGTGCACCCGCATTTTCCGCTGCCCCGCCCTGGTGTGGGACCGGGAGAGCGGGCGGGCCCGCGTGGACGAGGTCCTATGCGCCGGCTGCGGCGTCTGCGCACAGATCTGCCCGCAGTCGGCCATCCGGAAGGAGGTGGCCTGA
- a CDS encoding Coenzyme F420 hydrogenase/dehydrogenase, beta subunit C-terminal domain translates to MARETGGQKELGERVRDAGLCTGCGACVNLCPYQVFHRDRTIVLNPCDIEAGRCYAFCPRTPADLGEMRRRLLPGAEITPEIGPVRSFHIIRASDARLREKAQHGGTVSALMALALREGLIDTAVVAEGRERFLHSGAAVQDPDEVWKRGGSKFIASATVAEFNRAARGTAERIGVVATPCQAFALAKMRLKPKLDSGTNPIDRLKLTIGLFCGFTFSWSKLSGLLEKHVGLERVRGMEIPPGEGVLEIRLDGGRRTFPIEEIRDCIRESCRYCTDTTAEFADISIGSARLGGSWEESRSWNQVIVRTAAGAALFELAIERGILELHDVPEGNLDMLKGAAAAKKREALKNLAEKSGNACDLLYLDARDPVIAGLCS, encoded by the coding sequence ATGGCGCGTGAAACGGGGGGACAGAAGGAGCTCGGGGAGCGGGTCCGGGATGCCGGGCTCTGCACGGGGTGCGGCGCCTGCGTCAACCTCTGCCCCTACCAGGTTTTCCACCGTGACCGGACAATCGTCCTCAACCCCTGCGACATCGAGGCGGGCCGCTGCTACGCCTTCTGCCCCCGGACCCCCGCGGATCTCGGGGAAATGCGAAGGCGGCTGCTGCCGGGAGCCGAAATCACGCCGGAAATCGGTCCGGTCCGGTCCTTCCACATCATCCGGGCTTCCGACGCCCGCCTCCGGGAAAAGGCCCAGCACGGGGGAACCGTCTCGGCGCTCATGGCACTGGCGCTTCGCGAAGGCCTGATCGATACCGCCGTCGTCGCCGAGGGCCGGGAGCGCTTCCTCCATTCCGGAGCGGCCGTTCAGGATCCCGACGAGGTCTGGAAGCGGGGCGGCAGCAAATTCATCGCCTCCGCGACGGTGGCCGAGTTCAACCGGGCGGCCCGGGGCACCGCGGAAAGGATCGGCGTCGTCGCCACACCCTGCCAGGCCTTCGCCCTGGCCAAGATGCGCCTCAAGCCGAAGCTGGACAGCGGGACAAACCCCATCGACAGGCTGAAGCTCACGATCGGGCTTTTCTGCGGATTCACCTTTTCCTGGTCGAAGCTGTCGGGTCTGCTCGAAAAGCATGTCGGCCTGGAGAGGGTGCGGGGGATGGAGATTCCCCCGGGAGAGGGCGTCCTCGAAATCCGCCTCGACGGTGGACGGCGGACGTTTCCGATCGAGGAGATCCGGGACTGCATCCGCGAATCCTGCCGGTACTGCACCGACACCACGGCCGAGTTCGCGGACATCTCCATCGGCTCGGCGCGCCTGGGCGGAAGCTGGGAGGAATCGCGATCCTGGAACCAGGTCATCGTCCGGACCGCCGCCGGCGCGGCACTCTTCGAGCTGGCGATAGAGAGGGGGATTCTCGAATTACACGACGTCCCCGAGGGAAACCTGGACATGCTGAAAGGGGCGGCGGCGGCGAAAAAGAGAGAAGCCCTGAAGAACCTGGCGGAAAAGAGCGGCAACGCCTGCGACCTGCTCTACCTGGACGCGCGGGACCCCGTGATCGCCGGGCTCTGCTCATAG
- a CDS encoding M60 family metallopeptidase — MKSRLLLTIPALIILIAASSHAGSRFDDQDRTVARLTSGIQTLKIEGAPGLLTVFGEQAFTILTDTRGRSLVAGATHGNGRIAAITHGSWFQGNVTADPENGRFIANLLSWTAGDKTQIHVLGLGLNPGSSLPGIQILQMERANRLPEDLSRYDLILIDFTGKEPQGFDAASMASLKQYVAGGGGILCSALGWVYNSYGDGRNGKSLDRDFAGNRFLKEYGMIFNGDFTGNRIPLAQSAGNKNHPLLLADRVGRIVETRARVPENELNGLLTAMLAYRNRIPHDEALLRKFETHYDSFGKRRDISSKNPVLKTDAGFLLTIGMLNLLYQSAPYERISRLKDAEIFPGDVGPAAVETVRTVNVDLSKLRWQSTGLYAPAGRLVSFTIAPGDAKAVMLRVGAHSDVLFPLDDRYRKQLNRWPDLSRTTVLDGAETIVASPHGGLIYFEKIGKPENRTARIKVHGAVEAPYFRLGKTDTRKWNSKIRHYDAPWGELAGDRIILTLPAATIRKIDNPEKILRYWDRVLSFYPQLQQEPPKNYEERFVTDVQPKIGYMHAGYPIVIRMDVSDFTAGVALNPADRTDLYKAGSWGHFHELGHNCQRSEWTFDGTTEVTVNLFTLYAMEKMHGIIPAEHPWHKEGWVKLKKYIAKGSPFEEWKKDPQLALTTYILLQKEFGWEAFKRVFASYQKLSAGEKPKTDQEKRDLWVILFSRVVERDLGPYYTKIGMPVSAGALNEAKRYPRWMPASL, encoded by the coding sequence ATGAAATCAAGGCTTCTGCTCACAATTCCAGCACTGATCATTCTCATCGCCGCGTCCTCCCATGCCGGGAGCCGATTTGACGACCAGGACCGAACCGTCGCCCGACTGACCAGCGGGATTCAAACGCTGAAAATCGAGGGGGCTCCCGGGCTGCTTACGGTTTTCGGTGAACAGGCCTTCACGATCCTGACCGATACCAGGGGCAGGTCCCTGGTCGCCGGCGCCACGCACGGGAACGGAAGAATCGCCGCGATCACCCACGGATCCTGGTTCCAGGGGAACGTCACAGCCGATCCCGAAAACGGCCGGTTCATCGCCAATCTCCTCTCCTGGACTGCCGGCGACAAGACACAAATCCACGTCCTCGGCCTCGGGTTGAATCCCGGAAGCTCCCTCCCGGGCATTCAGATCCTGCAGATGGAAAGAGCGAATCGGCTTCCGGAAGATCTCAGCCGGTATGACTTGATCCTGATCGACTTCACCGGCAAAGAGCCCCAGGGGTTCGACGCCGCCTCCATGGCATCCCTGAAGCAGTATGTTGCAGGCGGGGGCGGCATCCTGTGTTCCGCACTGGGCTGGGTCTACAACAGCTACGGGGACGGCAGGAACGGGAAGAGCCTGGACAGGGATTTTGCCGGAAACCGGTTCCTGAAGGAGTACGGCATGATCTTCAACGGGGATTTCACGGGCAACCGGATTCCGCTTGCCCAGTCCGCCGGGAATAAAAACCATCCCCTGCTGCTGGCCGACCGAGTCGGCAGGATCGTCGAGACCCGGGCAAGGGTCCCCGAAAACGAGCTGAACGGCCTGCTGACGGCGATGCTTGCCTACCGGAACAGGATCCCCCACGACGAGGCTCTTCTGCGAAAATTCGAGACGCATTACGACTCGTTCGGGAAACGCAGGGATATTTCATCGAAGAACCCCGTACTGAAGACGGACGCGGGCTTTCTTCTGACCATCGGGATGCTGAACCTTCTTTACCAATCGGCACCGTACGAAAGGATCAGCAGGCTGAAGGACGCGGAGATCTTCCCCGGCGACGTGGGACCGGCGGCGGTCGAAACCGTCCGGACGGTCAACGTCGACCTGTCGAAGCTCCGCTGGCAGAGCACCGGCCTGTACGCGCCGGCGGGCAGGCTCGTCTCTTTCACGATCGCCCCGGGCGATGCAAAGGCCGTCATGCTCAGGGTCGGAGCCCATTCCGACGTCCTTTTTCCCCTGGACGACCGGTACCGAAAGCAGCTGAACCGCTGGCCGGACCTTTCCCGGACGACCGTCCTGGACGGCGCTGAGACAATCGTCGCCTCGCCCCACGGGGGATTGATTTACTTTGAAAAGATCGGGAAACCCGAAAACAGGACCGCCCGCATCAAGGTGCATGGAGCGGTGGAGGCGCCCTATTTCAGGCTGGGGAAAACCGATACCCGAAAATGGAACAGCAAAATCAGGCATTATGATGCCCCCTGGGGAGAACTCGCCGGCGACAGGATCATCCTGACCCTTCCCGCCGCAACGATCCGAAAGATCGACAACCCTGAAAAAATCCTGAGATACTGGGACCGGGTGCTGAGCTTCTATCCACAGCTCCAGCAGGAGCCGCCGAAGAATTACGAGGAGCGGTTCGTCACGGACGTACAGCCGAAGATCGGCTACATGCATGCCGGCTATCCGATCGTGATCCGCATGGATGTCAGCGACTTCACGGCCGGCGTGGCCCTGAACCCCGCCGACAGGACAGACCTCTACAAGGCCGGATCCTGGGGACACTTTCACGAACTGGGACACAACTGCCAGAGGAGCGAATGGACGTTCGACGGCACAACCGAGGTGACGGTGAACCTGTTCACCCTGTATGCCATGGAGAAGATGCACGGCATCATCCCGGCGGAACATCCCTGGCACAAAGAAGGCTGGGTCAAACTGAAGAAGTACATCGCGAAGGGATCCCCCTTTGAGGAGTGGAAGAAGGATCCACAGCTCGCCCTGACGACCTATATCCTCCTCCAGAAGGAATTCGGCTGGGAGGCCTTCAAGAGGGTCTTTGCCTCGTATCAGAAGCTGAGCGCCGGCGAAAAGCCGAAAACCGACCAGGAAAAACGGGACCTCTGGGTGATCCTGTTTTCCAGGGTCGTAGAGCGGGACCTGGGCCCCTACTACACGAAGATCGGAATGCCCGTTTCCGCGGGCGCCCTGAACGAAGCCAAGAGATACCCACGATGGATGCCCGCTTCGCTCTGA